A window of the Planococcus citri chromosome 4, ihPlaCitr1.1, whole genome shotgun sequence genome harbors these coding sequences:
- the LOC135843856 gene encoding uncharacterized protein LOC135843856 → MYLRLCLLVHVICLNLVSCRHTGYSTSTSTSKCENTCDNVTSQPSDTRLAAAVAVSEQNALFGQSITEPHSKHGNAIWSRLKKQFKSFDVLRLTLKKALFVLRKIWNSDRASESSPLKNHLDNGISKRFHVQQQEEVQNEARTFGIRRRMQLFLMLPISFKLGVIVTLLLVLTVMSLKGLIIGFLILLLILANTHTYSKLWGVGRTSELSESLNRNVPVHVHVHALLSDDYNHRPSPYIEHSNSWPGHSSGYVYQTNWHESPTNANAVQVVTR, encoded by the exons atgtaccTTCGGTTGTGTCTACTTGTGCATGTGATTTGCCTGAATCTGGTCTCGTGTCGGCATACCGGTTATAGTACTAGTACTAGTACGAGTAAATGCGAAAATACGTGCGATAATGTTACCAGCCAGCCGTCGGATACGCGGCTGGCTGCGGCTGTGGCCGTATCCGAGCAAAACGCCTTGTTTGGTCAGTCGATCACTGAACCACATTCTAAACACGGTAATGCTATTTGGTCGCGTCTTAAAAAGCAATTTAAGTCATTCGATGTACTCAGACTGACGCTTAAAAAAGCTTTATTCGTTTTGCGCAAAATTTGGAATTCCGATCGCGCTTCCGAAAGCTCGCCGCTCAAAAATCATCTCGATAATGGAATATCGAAACGATTTCACGTCCAGCAGCAAGAAGAAGTGCAAAATGAAG CTCGAACATTTGGCATAAGAAGACGAATGCAGTTGTTCCTAATGTTACCGATATCATTTAAATTGGGTGTAATCGTAACTCTGCTGCTGGTGCTGACGGTGATGTCTCTAAAAGGCTTAATTATCGGCTTCCTTATACTATTGTTAATATTGGCCAACACTCATACGTACTCGAAACTATGGGGCGTTGGGAGAACATCCGAATTGAGCGAATCGTTAAATAGAAACGTACCAGTACACGTTCACGTGCACGCTTTACTATCCGACGATTACAACCATCGTCCGTCTCCATACATCGAACACTCCAATAGTTGGCCTGGTCATTCATCCGGTTATGTTTATCAAACTAATTGGCACGAATCGCCTACAAATGCCAATGCCGTTCAAGTAGTGACCCGGTGA